The genomic segment TAGGCGGCGCGCCGCTTGGTCGGTCATGTTGATTGGCCTCATCTTGAAAGGTTGAGCCGCCGCCGTAGCCGCCGCCGTAGCCGGAGCCATCGCCGTAGCCGTCGCCGTAGCCGGAGCCGTCGCCGTAGCCGGAGCCGTAGCCGGAGCCGTAGCCGTCGCCGTAGCCGTAGCCGGCGCCGTAGCCGGAGCCGTAGCCGCCGCCGTAGCCGCCGCCGTAGCCGGAGCCATCGCCGTAGCCGTCGCCGTAGCCGTCGGCGTCGCCGTAGCCGTCGGCGTCGCCGGAGCCGGAGCCGTAGCCGTAGCCGTCGCCGGAGCCGGAGCCGGAGCCCTTATCCGACATGGACAGCCTCCCGCTCCCATGCAGCGACCGCTTCGGCCGTCATCTCGACAACCGCAGTCACTTTGCGCAACTCGATCTGATGGACCTTGGCGCCGATGCGCGAGCCATCCGCCGGACCACGGGATGCCAATCCCATGAAGCCGCCCGTCTTAGCGCTCCAATAGATGCAGTTGCGTGCGTTCTTGATGACAATGGTATCGCCAGTGGTGTCCTCCGCGTAGCCGTAAAACACACCGCGATATTCGGTCGTGACGAGAACAGGTCGCATGTTTGCCTCCAAAGTTGCAATCCAGTGTCGGACGGGGCTCGCGGCTGATCGGGATGTGCCGCCTTGCCAAGGCGGGGCCGGAGCCCCGCCTCAGTTGGTCATCACAGCTGCTCAGCCAGGTATTCCTCGAGGTCGTCGATCTGCTTGACCTCGTATGTCGCCCGGCTGCTCTCGTCGTGCGCGAGGTAGTACGGGCCGCTGTCGTAGCGATCGAGGTATTTATCGGCGGCCTCGGCGCTGACGAAGCGCTTGGGGTACCCGTTAGGCCCACAGAGCAGACTGACGCGCTCCTCCGGTCCGTACCAGTACGTCGTGACTACGATCACATGGTCCTTGGCGACCGAGCGATTGTCGTGATTGGTCATCGTCATATCTCCGTCCCTGATTTGCCCCGAGGCGCGGGCTGTGGATCGCGTCCACAATCTCAATGTAATCCCGCTTGCGCTCATTGTCAAGCTGTGGTAATTATTTCCACATGCCGCATCGAGAATCGCCAGCCAAGCACCGCGCACGAGGCTACATCCGTGTCACTCGCCGCCACGGCGAGAAGATGCAGCAGGCCGCCTTGTCGGACATCTGCGGAGCCATCTACCGCGCCGACGATCCGTCCGGGCTCGACGATCTGCTGCGCTCGCTCCGGTCGGGTGATGCGGTGATGGTCACGACGCTCGGCCGGCTCGCGTCGCGCTTCGACGATCTCGGCACGATCCTCGGCGAAATCCACAAGCGCAAGGCAGTCCTGATCGAGACCGGCACCGGCCGGCGCTCGGACGTGGCGTCAGACGTTGTATCGATGATGGTCGATGCGCGAAGCGAACTGCTCGGCGAGGCGCGGGCTTTCAACACGCGGACGGCCAAAAAGGCCGCGCGAAATCGGTGGGCGAAGCACGGCCCTGAGCGGATGCCAGAGGAAGACGCGCGCCGCATCTGGCATGATCGGCGTATCGCGACCATGACCGAGGCATTGTCTCAGATGTCCGGTTGGTCAATGACGACGGCGTACCGCCGTCTAGGGAAGCGGCATGCCCCAGCCGGGCGGCCGAGGACGATCTGAGGGAGTCATCAGCATGACGGAAGCGGAGAAACGGGCGACATTGGAGCGGATTGCCACTGATGCGCGTCGATCTGGCGCGCTGCTCGGCCTCAACATCGCGGTCTGTGTCGTTGAGGTCGATCACGAGCATGCACGAGCCTATACCTCACCGTTCGCCGCGGAGAGTCTGGATGGCATCGCCGTAGCGCAGCAATTGCGTGCTCAATCGAGAGAGTTGTGGCGGATAGGGACAAGCTGAGGAGGCACCATTGCGCGCGGCGGTCCTATTCTCTGGCATCGGTGGCTGGGAGATCGCCTGCGAGATGAACGGCGTCGAAGTCGCGTGGGCATGCGAGTGGGACGAGTGGAAGCGCGCCCGCTACCTGGAGCGGTGGCCCGATGCGGTGCTGATGGGGGACGTGGGAAAGATCGATGGCCGACAGATGCTCAGAGACCATGGACCTATTGACCTCCTGCTCGGAAGCCCGCCCTGCACCGACATCAGCGCAGCCAACGTCAACGGCTGCGGCATCGACGGAGCAGAGAGCCGCTACTACCTCGAGGCCATCCGACTTGCACGGGAGACCGGCGCTCGTTGGGTTGGATTTGAGAACTCACCTCGGCTCCGCACTCGCGGAGCTGACCGGGTGCTCGACCTCCTGGGAGATGCAGGCTACGCCCGCTGGCCATGCGTGGTGGAAGCTGAGGATGCCGGCGCCCCGCACGAGAGGGGACGCTCCTTTGTTCTCGGATGCCGACGAGACGCGATTGGGTGCCAAACTGATCGGGACACCGCTAGCGTCGGAGCGGTGCGGCAGCAAACAGCAGCGACTTGGCACGCGGATGCCGGACCCATCGATGCTTGGTCTCGCGATGAGAGTACCGACACCATCGGCAGTGGACTACGGCAGCAACCGGGGCGGGGCGGCGGGACGCACGGGGCTGGAGCGACCGAGCCTCAAGCGCATGCTGACGACGACCTCGACCGACAACCTGACCGCGCCGAGCATGGCCAAGTGGGCGGGAGCACGGGAATTGATGGCGCTGCTGGCGAGTGCGGCGGAGAAGCTGCCGACGTGCACCGCGAGCAACGGCGGCATCGAGCCGGACGGGACAACGGGACGCAAGCTCTCGACAGTGTTGGGCCGACGCCTTGCCACTCCGCCAATCGCGCGCGGTCGGAGTGGCAAGGCGTCGGAGGAAACGCTCTCGAAAAACTCTCGCCCGCTCAACGAGCAGCTTTGTGCCCTTGGGATCACGGAGGCGACGGCCTTGCTAGCTATCTATCTATGGCTGATGGCCTGGCCTCTCGACTACGCGGACACGGCCTATCCGAGCGCGCCGTCAAAGCCGAACTCGCGCGGTGGCGGTCGGCGCTCGGCGACGCGCTCGTGATCCCGGTGGTGTGGGCGGTGGTTCGGGCGATCGTTAGGACGGATCAACAGATGGGAAAACAATAGGAGCGGCGGCCATGCCTGACGCCTGCGAGATGTGTGACGGCCTGATGGAGATCGACGCGTCTGTGATCGAGAGATTGGGCCACGTCGGCTGTCCTCTGTGTATTGCACGCGAGAAGGACCAGCGCATTGCCGATCTCATAGCCGAGATCGCATTGCTCCGCAGCGCGCTGTCGCGAACCGAGCCAAAGGAATAGGAAGTGCGATGCAGGTCGGTGACCGTGTATGCAAAGTTTCAGGATATCGTTGGCCTGGAGTCGTTGTTGCGATTTTTCAGACCACGGCGGGGAAGACGCGTGTTGTCGTCGAGTGCACGGTCCCTGAGGTGGCAGGTGCGTTGCACATCTACGCGCCGGAGCAACTGGTGAGATCGATAGAGGAGCGAGGCGACCCCGATGACTGCCTATCAGATGATCCTGAGGAGAGCTTACACAAGCTGCCCGGTGTGGCGGAAGAAGCGGAAGAACTGAAGGAGCGGTCCATGGGTGCAAACTACAGATGCCTCGCGTGTGACGCGCATTGGTACGCCAGTGGCCCACCCAACGGCGACTGCCCCGACTGCGGCAGCGGAGAAATTGACATCTACGTGCCGCCTAGCGAGCCGGACGCACGCATGTTGCAGATGATGGCGCTTGTCGAGGCCGCGGGGAAAATCAGCGATGCCGATGATCGCCTGCACGAGTTCTTCGACGATCGCGGCGGCGGTTTCGACACGTACAATCTCTGCATCCAGCTTGGCCTCGTCCGCGAGACGACAGACGACTTGCTGGAGTGCGGTGCGGTGGAAAAAGCATAGGAGCCAGCTATGGACCACATGACGGACGATGAGATCAATACCGAGTGGGACAAGCTCATCGAAGCTGGTGAGAGCCGATCGGATCGTGCCCTTGCTCTAGAGGGTGAGATGCGGAACCGCTATCTCGTGCTCGAGCTGGCGGCGGCGGTGCTGGATAGCCGATCGTGAGGCGGGCTCAGCCAGGGGCGGACCCGTGGGGCTACTTTCTTTCGTAGCGACCTGTCGCCCAATTGTACTTGCCCTCCGGTCGTCGAAACCCGCGCGGACGCTTGATGCCGGCATGCCGCTCGGCGACGCGCTTGCCCTTGGCATTTTCTCTCACGTCGTCGCGGGTCTTGGCCTTGTGGCATTTGGTATGCGCCGGCATGACGTTGCTCGGGTCATCAGCGCCGCCGACACTCCGGCGAACGACGTGCTCGGCCTCCCAGCTATCCTTGCCTGACCAGATCGGCCCCTGGCAGATGTGGCAGATCAGATAGGCGCGCCCATGTGCGTCGTAACGCACATGGGCATAGTAGCAGTCGTGCCGTACCTTGTACGATGACGGGCGGCTCACAGAATGAAATCCTCACTCGTCAGTGTGTAGGCCCCGGCCAGCACGATCGACCCGGCCGGCGTCTCGACCGTGGTCCAGTCGCCGGCCGAGGTTATATTGAGCTGATCGAACGTGAAGCCGTGGCCGGTGAACGACAGCCTGTCGGCCCCCTGCTCGAAATCAGCGATCAGATCGCCATCGACATACGAAAAGTGGAACGTGTCGGCTCCAATTCCGCCGATCAGGTAGTCTGCGCCCCAGCCGCCATCCAAGTAGTCGTTGTCGCTGTCGCCCATCATGATGTCGTCACCGCCCTGGCCGAGCAGGGTATCATTGCCCGTATTGCCTCGCAGGAAGTCGCCACGGGTGCCACCGTCCGGCGTCGCCGCGTCGCCCGGCCCGCCGTCGATGTAGTCGTGGCCATCGCCGCCAGCGAGGTAATCGACGCCATGTTGTCCGAAGATGCGGTCGTTGCCGGCATTGCCGCGCACAGCGTCCTCACCAGCACCGGCTCGGATCGTGTCATTACCGAACCCACCACGCAGGTAGTCGTCACCACTGCTCCCAATGATTGTATCGTTTCCAGGCGTCCCAACAATCAGATCACCCTTCTTTTTTGCTCGCAAGATTGCCATCTAGTCCTCCATCCATCCGCCGCGCTCGCGCCATGCGATGCGCTTGCGATATTCCGCCCTGATCGACGGCGTGATCCAGTCGTGAAGCTTTCCGCACCGGATGCAGCGGATCGGGCTCGAGCAGATCGCGTGCTCATCGATCAGGATCAGGCGCCGGCACATGCCGAGCTTGCACAACAGCCAGTCGAGCATCACGCACTCTCCTTCAGCAGCTCGTCAGCTTCGAGCTTGGCTTCGCGCCGCAGCACATCTTCGACATCGTCGAACACCTTGCATGCTTCGGCGTGGCTCAGCTTGTCGAACGCGATCGACTCCGGCACGCACACCGCGATTGCGTCCTCCAATGGCCAGGCCCAACTGTACTTCTGCAGCATCATGAGCGTAATCGCCGGGATCAGCGGCGCGACGGCACCCGCGTCGCCTGCGAACGAGAACTTGTGTATCCGCCGGTGCTTGGCCTTGACCAGCAACCACGCGCGAAGGTGTTCCTCCCCGTCCGGCTGGAATTTCTGCCACTCCGGCCATTGGTCATAAGCGGCGCGGATCAGCCCGAACAGGCGGCGATGCTGGTCAACGCTGCGGGGCTTGTCGGTCATCTTTCAGCCTCCCGAACGCCCCGAGTTCCGTGTCGAGCACCCGCAGCGCCTCGACGAAGACCTCCTTTGCCCGCTCCTCCGCGTGCTGGGCCTTGGCCAGCTCGCATTCGAGTTGCACCACCCGCGATCGACAGTGCCGAATATCGGAGATCAGCTCATCGATCGACACCGGCTTAGGAGGCGGCGTGATCTCCGCCGTCACGGTCGGCGGGTCGCCGAGCGGTTTCAGGTTTCGGTTTCGCCACGGCAGCACGGACACGGGCCCCCTCCGTCTCTCTGATGTGTTCGATCACGTCGCTGATCTCGACGCCGAGCATCAAGGCTATGTCTCGCAGCGGCATGCGCTGTTGCCGCCAGTACGAGATGTATGTGCGCTCGAATAGCGTCAGATCGCTGAGCGAGAGCCCGTGATGTGCGGCGATTTCCATCACCTTGATCTTCGCGATCCGCTTCTCATCGATCTTGCGGTCATGGATCGCTTGCGCAATGCGCGTGTTGAGGTCGCCGAGTTCCTTCAAAGTCATCTTGTGCAGGTTCATGCTAACGCTTTCCTCAATCGATCCTTCACGCCGGCAATCTGCTGGCGCTGCCCTTCCGATAGGTTCCGCGTGTTGACAACCCGCAACGCGGCCAGCGCGTCGGCGAGCAGCAGGGTCGCATCATAGCGGCCGAGCTCGGCCTGCAGCTTCTCGGCTCGCTCCTCCTCATCCCTGATCCGCGCGTCGATGTCGTCGCGCATGCGCTGAAGTCGGTCGATGATGTCGTGCGTCCGCGCGGCGTGGGTCATGACCGCAACGCTTCCATACGATCCTCGTACTCGTGCTCGTAGATTTCGACCCATGCGCGCGGCAACGTGCCGATCTCATCGGCGTACAGGTCGGGAATTTGCGACAGCACGTCGGCATTCGGTGCGTCGGCGATCGCCTTCCTGATCTCCGCGAACTTCTCCGCCGTGCCGTCTTTCTTCGCGGCAGAAGAACTCTTGCGCTTGATGCCTTGGCCGGTAAGGGCGAGCTGCCCTTCCTCCGTCTCAGCTTGCGGCATGGCATCAAGGTCCATGTCTCCGGTCGGCAGCTTGAACAGCGAGCGAAGGAACTGCTTTTGACAATAGCTCTCGGCGGCGTTGAATGTCTGAGGCCCGAGAAGTTGGATGAAGATCGAACGCGATGACCGCTCGTCGAACCACGTTGCCTCAGCGGTAG from the Pseudomonadota bacterium genome contains:
- a CDS encoding HNH endonuclease signature motif containing protein is translated as MSRPSSYKVRHDCYYAHVRYDAHGRAYLICHICQGPIWSGKDSWEAEHVVRRSVGGADDPSNVMPAHTKCHKAKTRDDVRENAKGKRVAERHAGIKRPRGFRRPEGKYNWATGRYERK
- a CDS encoding recombinase family protein, with protein sequence MPHRESPAKHRARGYIRVTRRHGEKMQQAALSDICGAIYRADDPSGLDDLLRSLRSGDAVMVTTLGRLASRFDDLGTILGEIHKRKAVLIETGTGRRSDVASDVVSMMVDARSELLGEARAFNTRTAKKAARNRWAKHGPERMPEEDARRIWHDRRIATMTEALSQMSGWSMTTAYRRLGKRHAPAGRPRTI
- a CDS encoding ERF family protein; the protein is MEKDDNGQQIDPRNSPSGSGEHHSGTGDVLRVAGVTPIPASIVKAMCKVQATIEAVKKTQRNLQGGYNFASTDDIYAALALKMGEVGLMILPLEMSPPTVKRVEKKDPKSGEIKVSQWGEFHFGFVLATAEATWFDERSSRSIFIQLLGPQTFNAAESYCQKQFLRSLFKLPTGDMDLDAMPQAETEEGQLALTGQGIKRKSSSAAKKDGTAEKFAEIRKAIADAPNADVLSQIPDLYADEIGTLPRAWVEIYEHEYEDRMEALRS
- a CDS encoding calcium-binding protein produces the protein MAILRAKKKGDLIVGTPGNDTIIGSSGDDYLRGGFGNDTIRAGAGEDAVRGNAGNDRIFGQHGVDYLAGGDGHDYIDGGPGDAATPDGGTRGDFLRGNTGNDTLLGQGGDDIMMGDSDNDYLDGGWGADYLIGGIGADTFHFSYVDGDLIADFEQGADRLSFTGHGFTFDQLNITSAGDWTTVETPAGSIVLAGAYTLTSEDFIL